The nucleotide window AATCACAACAACCTGAATAAACACGACGGTGTAATAAATCATTGATAAGTTAATGCAAATTGTACCTAAACGAGACTGCGTAAACATTCGTCAAGTAAAATTACAATGATAATCTTTGCACTGTCGTGTAAATTAGAGGAATATTTGACTTACACCAGGAAGCGTCGCTTCCAAACAACAGTGTCGGGTTTTCTTCGGTGGTTTTTCTGACGGGAGCGCGTTACCATGGCGACAGCGCCATCTTGTGTTCCGTAgcgtaaatataaatatacacataatCCTTATTACAATGTAATATTTAAGGAGGTTTATTAAGTGTGACACGTGACACAAATTCCCCTTAATTACGTTTATAAActctataaaaataatttaagactTCTGTACTGTGGTGCAAATGATGGACGCTAGATGGCGCAAACGTGCGGGACGCATTGAagtcaaagaagaagaaaaaggggAGCGAGGGGGGGAGTCACGTGATCCACGTGGACCAACTTCCGGTTTGTGTGTATGGTGAGTgttgtgagagtgagtgagtgtgagagagagagtgtgtatgagagtgtgtgaCTAAAgggtgtgtgaataagtgtgtgtgtttgagtgagtgtgtgtgtgtgtgtgtgtgtgagagagagagagagagtgtgtgtgagggtgtgggtgtggctgggtgtgtgtgtgtgtgtgtgtgtgtgtgtgtgtgtgtgtgtgaaggcacgTGTAAATAGaattttctctgtgtgtgtgtgtgtgtgtgtgtgtgtgtgtgtgaaggtgagaTTAGGGATGTCAGTGCAGTACGGCGGTGAGAGCCCGGCCAGCTCTGGGTTGAGTCTTCATCACCCTCATCTTCCTCATCACCTTCTACATAATCACCTTCATCATCCTcacccccctcctccccctcctcctcttcctcacctCAGTGAAGCTTACTGTgtagaggaggaagaggatgagGGTGAGGAGGAAGACGGTGACACTGAGAAACCGCGGATCCTCCTGATGGGGCTCCGGCGCAGCGGCAAGTCCTCCATCCAGAAggtctctacacacacacacacacacactttcctttcttttcccgtatttttctttttctttccagttCTTCATCTTTCACTGTTCCTTCTTTCACTCGTAATTTTTCGTTTTGCCTTGCTAGGGTTTCTTTTTCTCCCCAGTTTCTCTTCGTCTTCCACTTCCTTGCCCCAGCTTTCACTCGCTATTCCTTTCTTTCGCCTGTTCGTCCTTTCTTTCAAGCTTGTTTTTCATCTCTCACTCAATTGTTCCTTTTTCTATTCCATTTGACTCGTATGTCCCTCTCGTTGTCTCAGGTGGTCTTCCACAAGATGTCCCCGAGCGAGACGCTGTTCCTGGAGAGCACCAACAAGATCTACAAAGACGACATCAGCAGCAGCTCCTTCGTTCACTTTCAGATCTGGGATTTCCCGGGGCAGGTGGACTTCCTCGACCCCGCCTTTGACTACCAGATGATTTTCAGAGGCACCGGGGCGCTCATCTTCGTCATCGACGCTCAGGTGCGCCCTTCTCCTCACTAGGTTCATATGATTAGACGCCACACCCACTTTACACCTTACACATTATTTGAAAAAATCTCTGTGAGACGCTGAACGCTGCTGTTTCCCCCCCCTGCAGGACGACTACATGGAGGCTCTGGGACGTCTGCACCTCACTGTGTCCCGCGCCTACAGGGTCAACCCGCGCATCAACTTCGAGGTGTTCGTGCACAAGGTGGACGGTCTTTCAGACGACCACAAGattgagacacagagagacatcCACCAGAGGGCCAACGATGACCTGGTGGACGCCGGCCTCGACAAACTGCACCTCAGGTGAACCGCGAGTCAGGAGTTAGCTTTTCTACACGAAATGATCCTGGAGGGGAACAGAAGTGTTCTGGGGAGAACGAAAACCGTTTCAGGGAGAAAAATTGGTTCCAGGAAGGAAACTAAATGGTTCAGGGGAACAAAATGGAAACAGAAGGATTTTCAGGGAAACAGAAAATATTCTAGGGAAACGGAAAGGACTCTTGGGGGGAACGGAAATCACTCTGGGGGGAACAAAAAAAGTCCTTGGGGAACAAGATGGTTCTGGGGAAACGTAAAGAACACTTGGGGAACAGAAGGATTCTTGAAGGAACAAGATGGTTCTGGGGGAACGGAAAGGATTCTTGGGGGAACATAAAAGATTCTTGGGGAAACAGAAAGGACTCTAGGGTGAACGAAAGGACTTTTGGGGGGCGGGGGAAAGGACTCTTGGGGAAACGAAAGGACTCTTGGGGGAACTGAAAGGACTCTTGAGGGGGGGGACTCTTGGGGGCGAAAAGGGCTCTTGGGGGCGGGGGGAAGGATTCTGGGGAACAGAAATCACTCTGGGGGGGACAAAAGGAGTCCTTGGGGAACAAGATGGTTCTGGGGGAACTGAAAGGACCCTGGGGGGAACGGAAGGATTCTTGGGGGATTCTTCGGGAAACAAGATAGTTCTTGGGGGAACCGAAAGGAGAACGAAAGGATTCTTGGGGGAACGGAAAATattttgaggggaaaaaaagactcTTGGGGGAACGGAAAGGACTCTTGGGGGAACGTAAAGGGCTCTTGGGGGGCGGAAAAGGCTCTTGGGGGCGGGGGGAAGGATTCTTGGGGGAACAAGATAGTTCTTGGGGAAACGGAAAGGACTCTATGGAGAACGAAAGGATTCTTGAGGAAACGGAAAAGAATCTAGGGGAAAAAAGGACTCCGGGGGGAACGGAGAGCACTCTTGGGCGGGGGCGGGAAGGAAAGGACCTTTCGGGGGGGCACAAAGGGctcttggggggggggggacagaaAGGCCTCTTTTGTAGGgggggagacaggaaggactcttgggggcgggggggggggggggggggggattcttGGGGGAAACGAAAGGATTCTTGGGGGAACAGAAAAGATTCTTGGGGGAACAGAAAAGATTCATGGAAAACGTAAAAAACTCTAGGGGGAACGTAAAGAACTCTAGGGGGAACGTAAAGGACTCTAGAGGGAACAAAAGGATTCTTGGGGGAACAAGATGGTTCCGAGCTACAAAAGGATTTTTCTTGGGAACAAAATTATTCTGGAACATGCCAGGTTTTTACATTTTGGTTTTGGTTTTCTTTAGTGCTCTCTCTATTCGTTAGTTTgcaagatatattttttttccttttatcttttaagttcttctttcatttgttcattttgtccTTGCTATGTCAACGTCTGTGTTCTCTCATCAGGTTTTTCCTTCCGTCGTTAGGGTGTTTATTTCCTGCCCAGGTATAACACTAGCTCATGGGACAGTTAACACCAGCATACTGACAGGAAGCTAAATCACTCACATCTACACCTGTACGCTCATTATTATCACTCCTGGTAAAACACTTAGCATTTTATCTAatcgttttctttaataataacaatttattattataactcaGGCTAATAAAATAGTGTAACAGACACAGTTATTATCACCGTAACACTTATTATTAGCATGCTAGGCTCGCTGTTCACTTTATTGTaataaaagtcatttttttattttagctattTCTTCACTGGTAAAATGatcatgtatatatttatttctgtgtgtgtgtgttgcagcttTTACTTGACCAGCATCTACGACCACTCAATATTCGAGGCGTTCAGTAAAGTGGTGCAGAAGCTCATCCCTCAGCTGCCCACGCTGGAGAACCTCCTCAACATCTTCatatcggtgtgtgtgtggcttgttACTTCCATTAGATATGCAATTTTGAATAGTTTTGTcacctctc belongs to Clarias gariepinus isolate MV-2021 ecotype Netherlands chromosome 2, CGAR_prim_01v2, whole genome shotgun sequence and includes:
- the rragcb gene encoding ras-related GTP binding Cb, which codes for MVRLGMSVQYGGESPASSGLSLHHPHLPHHLLHNHLHHPHPPPPPPPLPHLSEAYCVEEEEDEGEEEDGDTEKPRILLMGLRRSGKSSIQKVVFHKMSPSETLFLESTNKIYKDDISSSSFVHFQIWDFPGQVDFLDPAFDYQMIFRGTGALIFVIDAQDDYMEALGRLHLTVSRAYRVNPRINFEVFVHKVDGLSDDHKIETQRDIHQRANDDLVDAGLDKLHLSFYLTSIYDHSIFEAFSKVVQKLIPQLPTLENLLNIFISNSGVEKAFLFDVLSKIYVATDSSPVDMQSYELCCDMIDVVIDVSCIYGLKEDSSGSAYDEGSLAIIKLNNTTVLYLKEVTRFLALVCILREESFDKKGLIDYNFHCLRKAIHEVFELTAVRRNSVDDSPTSADFTAPLLNGAPRGPV